CTTAGTTATTTGGATCTGTTTGTAATTGTTGTAAATAATGACTATTTTCATACTATAGCTGCGCATTTGAAGTTAAAGTGCCACGTTGTGTGAAATTTTTAATATGAagccatatgtgtgtgtgacaattgtTTTACTCTGTAAATATTTGAAGGATTATTTGGTGGCCAAATTCAACTTTGTCACAAGAGGCGCTGTATTAGATAAGTCCAAATAGTGGCTTCTCTTCAAGTTATcctcaatatttttttaaccctATTACTTGTAACTGCCACTTTCCTTCCAAACCAGTTGAGAAGCAAGGATGTGGAGCGGATGCCTATTGTTAATATTTACAATTTGCACTTTAGTACAATATATTTGTGTGAAATGTTTATGTGCAATCTCTAGAACTAACTGTTttctgatattaaaaaaaaaaagaataaagtaAATGTTGTAGTTTTATGTGCAAGGTACAGCTGTTTACAGACAAACCTCTGACACGGTTCCTGCAATCAGAAGATTGCTGTAACTTGTGCGCCTGTCAACAAGAACACCGTTCCTTGTATGAAATGTGAAGGAGCCTTAGCCCTGTTCTGGGGCTGAAATGAGTAAAGTAATGTAGAAGTCAAGGATGTGGTGATAGTGTCTACTGTTTCCTGGTGGACACAATACGTCTAAATGTGAGGTTAATGCGAGGTAGGAGGACTTTCCTTCGAACGGGAAGGCTGTGATACCAGAAAGTGTTGGTAGGCGAGTTCATGAGGAGCAAGCTTCCATGGGCTAGCACCAGCTTGACAGGCTCGATGTGGCGACTGCTTTGTTTACCTCGAGCATCCCTGTGGCGGAAAACGAAATCTCGTGCAGCGCCGAGCGAGACTGAGGCAATGGGAGACTGAGGATCTAGCTCCTTCTCGTCATCCCGATGCTCACCCATGTGATCCTGGCCATCTTTGTACCTGGAGAAGACAACAGTTAGTTCAGTTGAGTATCAAATCCATTGTAGCCAATACTGGTTATATTTCCTACCTGTTGATCAGGACAAAATTGAATGTATGTCCTGTTATTTTGGTGACACAATCCCGAATATATTCCAGGGTGGGAGTCCATGGGCAGGCTAAACGTGCCACTCCAGAATAAGTGTACATTAATCCTGTATCTCCATATGTCGCCTGTTTCCTGGGTATATCGTACACCTTTCCAAACACTTGCACCTTTGCTTCTTCCCCTGGAATATAAAGCCAGAACGTGTCACTCAGCCACTCCTTACCTTTAGAATAATACGACTACTCTCACCTGTTGAGTAGACCACCTCCTCCTCTAGTTTTTGGAAAAGGTGGTCAGCTTCCTGCTTGGTGAAAAGCAAAGCATAATCACAGTCCAGACCTTCTGATTCTACTTTTTGCCATGGAACAGGATCTGAGAAGTCATCTTCCTCAGCATCCACTGATTGTTCCTTCACTTCAATTCGATCTAATTTGAGCTTCTTGGGTGGATTTGTTATCTCGGTGTCATCAGGGCATGGTTGTTTCCGCATAAACTTCTCCATTTCATTTATTTGAAGACTGACAGCATCTGTACATATAACAAGATATATTATTGTCTTTGTGGCACTTGTCTGCATTGTCCATGTAGATAAGACTATCCGtttgtttgacatttttgtttcaaCAAGTTTGAGAGGCCCTGTCGTAATCCGAGCTGCCGTGCATATTGTAAAAAGCCCCCAAACACTGTTAAATTTAGCATGAACGTGTTGCAAAACATAAGCTGGTCGTGAACGCCCCACGGCGCGTTTCGTCACTTCCGTAGCGCGAAATATTCATTCCGGGAGTTGACACCGCAGCATCATTTCCACCGTGCTTTAGTTTGCATATTTCAATTATATATATAGTCATTGGTCGGGAACTTATCGCCGAAGTAAAAACATGATTAGGCAGAAAactatcaattcatttttcatgCGGACCTCCAAAAAGTTGTCTTGCAAAGTTTCAAATGAACCGGAGCGGAATGCTAAAGACTCGGTAAGCGTTAAGTTATTTTTGTACGCACGCTTTGTGACTTCTTTTTTAAAACGCACATGTGCAAGTAGCTCCAGCGACGCGTTTGCACGAGCTGTCGTTTTCTTCAAGCAGCAGCGACAACTACGCTCCATTCAAAAGCACCACTCCGTTTTGCATCGTTCATAACTCACGTGAACATGTTTGCACCGCGCTGCCGACGGGTTTGTCAGGTCGTTTGCTTCCGTGTTCACTCCTTCTCACCCGCTTGGTGTTTTGCACACTTTACTCCAACCATGCAGAAGAAGCGCAAGTTCTCGGCGGTTGATCCGGAGCCCTCCAACCCACCGTCGGCTTCCCTGTCTCAAGAGCAGATGGACATGATCGCCCGTAATAAGAAGGCGGCGTTGGTGAAGCTCTATTCGTCTCAGACCCCTCACGGGTTTGGAGAGAGTTGGCAAAAGGCGCTGGCTGCTGAATTTGGGAAACCTTACTTTAAACAAGTGAGTGGGCCACCTCTGATTCTGTCAGGGATGGCGCTACAACGGGGCTAGGGGGTGCTGCAGCACCTTGAGCTATCTGTGTAGTCCCACTTAAAACCACCTTTCAACATTTGCTATGATATtgtaaaatattatttaaaaaaaacacatattttTACTTAGCTAGGCAAAATGGCAAGTCTGGCAGCAAGAAGTCCAGCTTCCCTCATGTTGCACAACTGTTTACAGATACTTTAATATGTACTCAAATTTTCTAGATTAAGATAATATATTTGATATTTTGTGTGTTATTTTATTAAATTCAAACAGCAGCTAAATTGCGAGGTGAGGCAGACGGTACAGCACAGCAACAAGATTTACCATTGGTAGACAAAATAAACTTGTCAAGTTTTTGAGAAAAATGATGCAAATAAACATGTTTCCTTGAAGCCGAGAAGTTTGAGACCTAGATTTGCACCCCTTTCATCTCCTCAGTTGCTGCAGTTTGTCAACAATGAGAGGGAACATCACACTGTGTACCCACCTGCTGAGCATGTCTTCACCTGGACTCAGATGTGTGAACTTCGTGATGTGAGTTTCCTATTGCTCCACTTGCACAAATTATCTTCAACTAATCACatatgtccatgatcacaataacaATGATCACTACTTTTCCATTTCTTAattacaataaaattaaaatgaagtTAACCACTGTAAACATGAGAACAACAACAAATTGTAAATTTCCCTTTTAACCCCCACTAAAAAAACAGgccaaagaaaaatatttgatcTAAATTTGTTCGTAGACTATATTGATCTGCAAATTACTTATAAATTGACTTTACTCAGGAGGAATCTGAGCCTGTTTAATAATCATTCCTATATTTATGATTGATTAAAGAAATTTAAATTGAGATACCACTAATGATTTCTCATGGTACATGAGTGCCTCGTCACCTAGATGGGAATATCAGATTAACTAAATAAATATACCGAGTAAAAAGAACTGCTGAAGGGGAGATTTGGTTCAGAATCACTGTAGTCTTTACTCTTTTTCTACCTTCAGGTTAAAGTGGTGATCCTCGGTCAGGACCCGTACCATGGTCCAAACCAAGCCCATGGATTATGTTTTAGTGTCAAAAGACCAGTGCCTCCTCCTCCCAGGTCCTCTAAATTTGAAAGTATTCTGTTGACATCATTCGTACCCTTTTTGTTGTGTATATTTTTGGAACATGGTGCCATTGTTTTCCATCTGCTTTCAGTTTGGAGAACATGTACAAAGAGCTAGGGAATGACATtgaaggcttccagcacccaaaGCATGGAGATCTCAGTGGCTGGGCAAAACAAGGTTGGTTTTGAGTAATATATGTGCTGAAGAGTGCTGACGAGTCTTCTACTACCTTACAGGTGTGTTGTTGCTCAATGCCGTGTTGACCGTGCGAGCACACCAGGCCAACTCGCACAAAGACAAGGGTTGGGAGACATTCACCGACGCAGTTGTGCACTGGCTCAGCAATAACTTGGAGGGCCTCGTATTCATTCTGTGGGGGGCCTATGCTCAGAAGAAGGGGGCCACAATTGACAAGgtgagtgcattttttttgcttggaataATTAAGTACgtgaaatacaaaaataatgatATTCCTTGTCTTCATAGAAACGTCACCACATCCTGAAGGCAGTGCATCCTTCTCCCCTGTCTGCTCATCGGGGATTCTTTGGCTGCAAACATTTTTCCAAAGCCAACGAGCTGCTGATAAAATCTGGAAAGTCACCTGTTGACTGGAAGGCACTTTAAACTGTTGCACTTCTTTGCACCCCCCACTCCCCTCACCATGTTACACAACTACAATGATTCCCCTTGTTAGCTTGTCTGCATTTTCAAAGTTATCCATATATGTTATCTTTACACGAAAAATGCTGTTATGTTTTGTGGGAAGTTACTTTATCACTTTTTGTTGTGATACATATTTGGAGTTTTAGTGTTGCATAATGTTTGCACagttttactttttcttttttacattaAAAATGTTACTGCTGCTAACGTTTGGTAACTTGTCTGGCTCACTTGTGTTATTGAAAACGGCGATGTTACTCAAAGAGCACTATTAAATTGAATAGTTTATCTTCAGCACATATCTACTGATTCATCAACTCATAGTATTTAGCCATTGAAGCACTTGGggaaatgattaaaaatatgaAACGATTGAGCGCCTATTGAATGTCAACTGATGTTGAAcattggtttttgttttgtaaatcacCAGTCAACCACAAGAGACCTGTGCCGGGTAGCAAGAAAAGAATTTGGAGAGCTTCAAACAGTGGAAAAAGTGACAGGATTAGACaacttgcaaaacaatatcacagTTCTACTCCACAAAATCAAATAACAATGCGCACCTTCAGTATTCTATCGTGGCAGGCTTGCTAGTGAGGCCACATACTTCCGGCGTTGGGT
This portion of the Syngnathus scovelli strain Florida chromosome 3, RoL_Ssco_1.2, whole genome shotgun sequence genome encodes:
- the alkbh2 gene encoding DNA oxidative demethylase ALKBH2 — its product is MEKFMRKQPCPDDTEITNPPKKLKLDRIEVKEQSVDAEEDDFSDPVPWQKVESEGLDCDYALLFTKQEADHLFQKLEEEVVYSTGEEAKVQVFGKVYDIPRKQATYGDTGLMYTYSGVARLACPWTPTLEYIRDCVTKITGHTFNFVLINRYKDGQDHMGEHRDDEKELDPQSPIASVSLGAARDFVFRHRDARGKQSSRHIEPVKLVLAHGSLLLMNSPTNTFWYHSLPVRRKVLLPRINLTFRRIVSTRKQ
- the unga gene encoding uracil-DNA glycosylase isoform X2, producing the protein MIRQKTINSFFMRTSKKLSCKVSNEPERNAKDSKKRKFSAVDPEPSNPPSASLSQEQMDMIARNKKAALVKLYSSQTPHGFGESWQKALAAEFGKPYFKQLLQFVNNEREHHTVYPPAEHVFTWTQMCELRDVKVVILGQDPYHGPNQAHGLCFSVKRPVPPPPSLENMYKELGNDIEGFQHPKHGDLSGWAKQGVLLLNAVLTVRAHQANSHKDKGWETFTDAVVHWLSNNLEGLVFILWGAYAQKKGATIDKKRHHILKAVHPSPLSAHRGFFGCKHFSKANELLIKSGKSPVDWKAL
- the unga gene encoding uracil-DNA glycosylase isoform X1, yielding MFAPRCRRVCQVVCFRVHSFSPAWCFAHFTPTMQKKRKFSAVDPEPSNPPSASLSQEQMDMIARNKKAALVKLYSSQTPHGFGESWQKALAAEFGKPYFKQLLQFVNNEREHHTVYPPAEHVFTWTQMCELRDVKVVILGQDPYHGPNQAHGLCFSVKRPVPPPPSLENMYKELGNDIEGFQHPKHGDLSGWAKQGVLLLNAVLTVRAHQANSHKDKGWETFTDAVVHWLSNNLEGLVFILWGAYAQKKGATIDKKRHHILKAVHPSPLSAHRGFFGCKHFSKANELLIKSGKSPVDWKAL